The nucleotide sequence CGTGGAACGCCCGGCCGAAAGCCCGATTTTCAGCGACTTCGCCAAGAACAAGAAAAACCACGAAGTGCTGCTTTTCATCTGCGACACCATGCGGATTTTCTCCACGGTCAACATCGAAGCCCATGAGTTCGACAACATCATGGACGCCGACATCGAGGCCACGGCCCACGAACTGCTCATCCCTTCCCACAGCATCGGCAAGATCGCCGACGGTCTGCCGGCCCTGGGCATCGTGGCCTGCGTTCTGGGCGTCGTCATCACCATGGGCAAACTCAACGAACCGGCCGAAGTGCTGGGCCACAGCATCGGCGCGGCCCTGGTCGGCACGTTCATGGGCGTTTTGCTGGCCTACGGCTTTGTCGCGCCCATCGCCACCAACCTGGAATTTAGGGCCAAGGAGATCGAGCACATTTTGCTGGTGGCCAAGGCGTCGCTGGGGTCGTTTGTCGGCGGCAACCCGCCGCCCGTGGCCCTGGAAGCCGGTCGCCGGGCCATCCCCATCCACTACCGCCCGACCTTCGAGCAACTCGAGGAAGCCATCAAGGCCAGCAAGGGCAAATAATGAC is from Solidesulfovibrio magneticus RS-1 and encodes:
- the motA gene encoding flagellar motor stator protein MotA, with translation MFVILGTIIVLGCILSGFILEKGNFDLILSAAPPELLMIAGGALGAFVISSPKDVLSHTIKSVFTVFGGMVTSKAYYTTLLVTLSGLYMKIRREGLVAIEKDVERPAESPIFSDFAKNKKNHEVLLFICDTMRIFSTVNIEAHEFDNIMDADIEATAHELLIPSHSIGKIADGLPALGIVACVLGVVITMGKLNEPAEVLGHSIGAALVGTFMGVLLAYGFVAPIATNLEFRAKEIEHILLVAKASLGSFVGGNPPPVALEAGRRAIPIHYRPTFEQLEEAIKASKGK